The following coding sequences are from one Epinephelus fuscoguttatus linkage group LG5, E.fuscoguttatus.final_Chr_v1 window:
- the eif2a gene encoding eukaryotic translation initiation factor 2A yields the protein MAPIMPLLAVRGSDGTSLLCGPPSCQPHSAFTRDPRPSRCVTFSRDGTLFGWCNGHNVSVVKSSDGSIVSTFDLPKTSLLDFSPLNNVLVTWQPYSKAQDSSQGEANLQLWDVQSSQLIKALYQKKVESWCPSWSDDEKISVRSVNNELHFYENNDFSMISNKLHMQKVSDFVLSPGGQPSKVSVYVPGSKGAPSFVRLYQYPVLGGPTAALANKSFFKADRVSMQWNKKASAVLVTASTEVDKTGASYYGEQTLHYLAVNGETALVQLPKNGPIYDVAWSPNSTEFCVVYGFMPAKATVYNLKCDPVFDFGTGPRNAAYYSPQGHILVLAGFGNLRGQMEVWDVKKYKQVSKPQAPDATHFSWCPDGEHVVTATCSPRLRVSNGYKIWHYTGSVLHKWDVAAGTELWEVRWQAFPEGSFPERAIKYQAAPSELGTTQAPPTQAYRPPALRHLPATPSAKLHEEEPPQNQRPAEKSLSKSALKNQKKREAKKAAKQEAKAEPEPPSDPAPVSNSQSELGSGDPETDKKIKNLKKKLKAIEELKDQQASGKVLQKNQLEKVQKEEQLLKELQELQIGQ from the exons ATGGCGCCCATCATGCCGCTGCTAGCAG TGCGTGGATCTGATGGCACGTCTCTGCTCTGTGGTCCTCCATCATGTCAGCCGCACTCAGCCTTCACCAG ggaCCCGCGGCCCAGCAGGTGTGTCACCTTCAGCAGAGATGGCACACTGTTCGGATGGTGCAACGGACACAA tgtctctgtggtcaAATCTTCAGATGGCTCCATCGTGTCGACCTTTGACCTCCCGAAGACGTCTCTGCTGGACTTCTCTCCTCTCAACAATGTTCTGGTCACCTGGCAACCATACAGCA AGGCTCAGGACAGCTCTCAGGGTGAAGCGAACCTCCAGCTGTGGGATGTTCAGAGCAGTCAGCTGATCAAAGCTCTGTATCAGAAGAAGGTGGAGTCAtg gtgTCCCAGCTGGTCGGACGACGAGAAGATCTCAGTGAGGAGCGTTAACAACGAGCTGCACTTCTACGAGAACAATGACTTCA gTATGATCTCTAACAAGCTGCACATGCAGAAGGTGTCGGACTTCGTGTTGTCACCTGGAGGTCAGCCCAGTAAG GTCTCCGTCTACGTCCCGGGCAGTAAAGGAGCGCCCTCGTTTGTGCGTCTGTACCAGTACCCGGTGTTGGGAGGTCCCACTGCCGCGCTCGCCAACAAGAGCTTCTTCAAGGCCGACAGAGTCAGCATGCAGTGGAACAAGAAAG CTTCTGCAGTTCTGGTGACGGCGAGCACTGAGGTGGATAAAACCGGAGCGTCGTATTATGGAGAGCAGACGCTTCATTACCTCGCTGTGAACGGAGAGACGGCTCTGGTCCAACTGC CGAAGAATGGTCCGATCTACGACGTGGCGTGGAGTCCAAACTCGACAGAGTTCTGCGTGGTGTATGGCTTCATGCCGGCCAAGGCCACCGTCTACAACCTCAAGTGTGACCCCGTGTTCGACTTTGGAACCGGACCACGAAATGCTGCCTACTACAG TCCTCAAGGTCACATTCTGGTCCTGGCCGGCTTCGGGAACCTGCGGGGTCAGATGGAGGTCTGGGACGTGAAGAAGTACAAACAG GTGTCCAAACCTCAGGCGCCAGACGCCACACATTTCTCCTGGTGTCCTGATGGTGAACACGTTGTCACGGCGACGTGTTCTCCGCGGCTGCGGGTCAGTAACGGTTACAAGATCTGGCACTACACCGGCTCCGTGCTGCACAAGTGGGACGTGGCCGCTGGTACGGAGCTGTGGGAGGTCCGCTGGCAGGCGTTCCCTGAGGGCAGCTTCCCAGAGCGTGCCATCAAATACCAGGCAGCACCCAGCGAGCTGGGGACCACACAGGCCCCGCCCACACAGGCGTACCGCCCACCTGCACTGAGACACCTACCGGCCACGCCCAGCGCCAAACTG CACGAGGAGGAGCCTCCTCAGAACCAGCGCCCAGCAGAGAAGAGTCTGTCTAAATCAGCTCTGAAGAACCAGAAGAAACGAGAAGCCAAGAAAGCCGCCAAACAG GAGGCCAAGGCTGAACCTGAACCTCCATCTGACCCGGCCCCCGTCagcaacagccaatcagagctgggCAGCGGCGACCCGGAGACTGACAAGAAGATCAAGAACTTAAAGAAG
- the serp1 gene encoding stress-associated endoplasmic reticulum protein 1 yields the protein MVAKQRIRMANEKHSKNITLRGNVAKSTRNITEDKGVGPWLLALFIFVVCGSAIFQIIQSIRMGM from the exons atGGTGGCCAAACAGAGGATCCGCATGGCGAACGAGAAACACAGCAAGAACATCACTCTGAGAGGAAACGTGGCCAAGTCAACG agGAACATCACTGAGGACAAAGGTGTGGGTCCCTGGCTGCTCGCGCTCTTCATCTTTGTTGTCTGTGGATCAG CCATCTTCCAGATCATCCAGAGCATCAGGATGGGCATGTAG